In Thunnus maccoyii chromosome 3, fThuMac1.1, whole genome shotgun sequence, the following proteins share a genomic window:
- the rae1 gene encoding mRNA export factor isoform X2 — translation MSLFGTNSGFGTGGTGVFGSTTTDSHNPMKDVEVTSPPDDSISCLAFSPPTMPGNFLIGGSWANDVRCWEVQDNGQTVPKAQQMHTGPVLDACWSDDGSKVFTASCDKTAKMWDLNSNQAMQIAQHDGPIKAIHWIKAPNYSCIMTGSWDKTLKFWDTRSPNPMMSLQMPERCYCADVVYPMAVVATAERGLIVYQLENQPSEFRRIDSPLKHQHRCVAIFKDKQNKPTGFALGSIEGRVAIHYINPPNPAKDNFTFKCHRSNGTNTTTPQDIYAVNAISFHPVHGTLATVGSDGRFSFWDKDARTKLKTSEQLDQPITACCFNHNGNIFAYASSYDWSKGHEYYNPQKKNYIFLRNAAEELKPRNKK, via the exons ATGAGTTTATTTGGCACAAACTCCGGGTTTGGAACAGGAGGGACTGGTGTCTTTGGAAGCACAACGACAGACAGCCATAATCCCATGAAG GATGTTGAAGTGACTTCACCACCTGATGACAGCATTAGCTGTCTGGCTTTCAGTCCTCCCACCATGCCAGGGAACTTCCTCATCGGAGGATCCTGGGCTAACGAT GTCCGATGCTGGGAGGTGCAGGACAACGGACAGACTGTCCCCAAAGCCCAACAGATGCACACAGGTCCAGTGCTGGATGCATGCTGGAGTGAT GATGGGAGTAAAGTGTTCACTGCTTCCTGTGACAAGACAGCCAAGATGTGGGATCTTAACAGCAATCAAGCAATGCAGATTGCACAG CATGACGGCCCAATCAAAGCGATCCACTGGATTAAAGCTCCTAACTACAGCTGTATCATGACTGGCAGCTGGGACAAAACACTGAAG TTCTGGGACACCCGCTCTCCCAATCCCATGATGTCTCTGCAGATGCCAGAGAGATGTTACTGTGCAGATGTT GTTTACCCCATGGCAGTGGTTGCCACAGCTGAGAGAGGCCTGATAGTGTACCAACTGGAGAACCAGCCCTCTGAGTTTCGCAGAATAGACTCTCCTCTTAAACATCAG CACCGCTGTGTTGCCATATTCAAGGACAAGCAGAACAAGCCAACAGGCTTTGCACTGGGAAGCATTGAGGGACGAGTGGCCATCCACTATATCAACCCTCCAAACCC AGCCAAAGACAACTTTACGTTCAAGTGCCACAGGTCCAATGGAACCAACACAACCACTCCACAGGACATCTATGCT GTAAACGCCATCTCCTTCCATCCTGTCCATGGCACTCTGGCTACTGTTGGCTCAGACGGACGCTTTAGCTTCTGGGACAAAGACGCCCGAACCAAGTTGAAGACCTCGGAGCAGCTTGACCAGCCCATTACGGCTTGCTGCTTCAACCACAATGGCAACATCTTCGCATATGCTTCCAGTTATGACTGGTCAAAG GGCCATGAGTACTACAACCCCCAGAAAAAGAACTACATCTTCCTGAGGAATGCTGCAGAGGAGCTGAAGCCTCGGAACAAGAAATG A
- the rae1 gene encoding mRNA export factor isoform X1, with protein sequence MSLFGTNSGFGTGGTGVFGSTTTDSHNPMKDVEVTSPPDDSISCLAFSPPTMPGNFLIGGSWANDVRCWEVQDNGQTVPKAQQMHTGPVLDACWSDDGSKVFTASCDKTAKMWDLNSNQAMQIAQHDGPIKAIHWIKAPNYSCIMTGSWDKTLKFWDTRSPNPMMSLQMPERCYCADVVYPMAVVATAERGLIVYQLENQPSEFRRIDSPLKHQHRCVAIFKDKQNKPTGFALGSIEGRVAIHYINPPNPAKDNFTFKCHRSNGTNTTTPQDIYAVNAISFHPVHGTLATVGSDGRFSFWDKDARTKLKTSEQLDQPITACCFNHNGNIFAYASSYDWSKGHEYYNPQKKNYIFLRNAAEELKPRNKKW encoded by the exons ATGAGTTTATTTGGCACAAACTCCGGGTTTGGAACAGGAGGGACTGGTGTCTTTGGAAGCACAACGACAGACAGCCATAATCCCATGAAG GATGTTGAAGTGACTTCACCACCTGATGACAGCATTAGCTGTCTGGCTTTCAGTCCTCCCACCATGCCAGGGAACTTCCTCATCGGAGGATCCTGGGCTAACGAT GTCCGATGCTGGGAGGTGCAGGACAACGGACAGACTGTCCCCAAAGCCCAACAGATGCACACAGGTCCAGTGCTGGATGCATGCTGGAGTGAT GATGGGAGTAAAGTGTTCACTGCTTCCTGTGACAAGACAGCCAAGATGTGGGATCTTAACAGCAATCAAGCAATGCAGATTGCACAG CATGACGGCCCAATCAAAGCGATCCACTGGATTAAAGCTCCTAACTACAGCTGTATCATGACTGGCAGCTGGGACAAAACACTGAAG TTCTGGGACACCCGCTCTCCCAATCCCATGATGTCTCTGCAGATGCCAGAGAGATGTTACTGTGCAGATGTT GTTTACCCCATGGCAGTGGTTGCCACAGCTGAGAGAGGCCTGATAGTGTACCAACTGGAGAACCAGCCCTCTGAGTTTCGCAGAATAGACTCTCCTCTTAAACATCAG CACCGCTGTGTTGCCATATTCAAGGACAAGCAGAACAAGCCAACAGGCTTTGCACTGGGAAGCATTGAGGGACGAGTGGCCATCCACTATATCAACCCTCCAAACCC AGCCAAAGACAACTTTACGTTCAAGTGCCACAGGTCCAATGGAACCAACACAACCACTCCACAGGACATCTATGCT GTAAACGCCATCTCCTTCCATCCTGTCCATGGCACTCTGGCTACTGTTGGCTCAGACGGACGCTTTAGCTTCTGGGACAAAGACGCCCGAACCAAGTTGAAGACCTCGGAGCAGCTTGACCAGCCCATTACGGCTTGCTGCTTCAACCACAATGGCAACATCTTCGCATATGCTTCCAGTTATGACTGGTCAAAG GGCCATGAGTACTACAACCCCCAGAAAAAGAACTACATCTTCCTGAGGAATGCTGCAGAGGAGCTGAAGCCTCGGAACAAGAAATGGTGA